ggactggaaatGGTTTTAAAGATCTATTATAAACATACATGATTTTagaactcttaaaggtttaaaggccgttcatgaatggcagaggcaagggacagtgacattgccctattgagcaggacaataccctagagactgaccatatgtacatataatcagcgtcaaagctccctcttcacccaagctaggaccaaggagagcaatacaatggctgctgatgataaagaagatagacctataggctcccccaaacgccccatccttagctaactgGGACCAAAGGAATGGCATTGAACTTTGGACCTCCTTTATGAGAAAAGTAATATACAGTAACTATATAATTAATAGAGGTTGTAGGACGGTAATTTAAGACTTTCCAAGCTGGAAAATATATTCTGCGATAGTAGCGTTAATGGAAAATATTAGGCGATGGTGACATAACACTCGTTAATGAAAATCTCTTAGTAACGTAACACCCATTTCGGAACACTTTCGTGTCAGGGAAAAAAAAtgtgttattattaattatcaccaattgctaaactacaatactagttggataagcaggatgctataagcccagtggctcctgCAGGAAAAAcaggccagcgaggaaaggaaaaaaggaaaaataaaatattttaagagtagcaaCAACATTAAAGCATATATGGAGAATTATGTGTGAAAAaagttattaccttcgccaacgaagttggaaggagattatgttttcgcccatgtttgtgtggttgtgtgtgtatttgtttgtgagcatcttCCTGGCCAACATTTTaaatgtaaagtaatgaaacttgcaaggattaaattttatgtaaaaagatggagattattacattttggaagatcaaggtcaaaggtcaaggtcacggtcaagtaaaatgtccaattcatgtaatcagccataatttagaacatcgttgtcacagagacttcagacttggatcatatttgagtgtatgaaaatccaccccaattagcCTAATACATGTTAACCCTTttcttcccaaattttttttttctttggatttcaaatttttacactaaatctagttcataaggatccaaaatcagtagaatacataatttttttcagctgcattcattgtacaatgaataatggagtgtgacatatatgtcacgctaggcagtaacgagtacatatgggggaaatatgaaaaattctgttctattttgaaaggtttattgtttgctgttatataagtgacataactaaatacaaaagaagtctactgttttcatacatgaactaccgtagtcacaaccaccaaatgaatggaatttgaaaattacaataaaaaaacaagccaaaagaaatagtcattgtattaaatcttgcacttagaatcaaaacaaagattaaattgccagttcaaaatgctaacataaaataatcaacttttcattgcaactgatacatcatgtggcacatcattgaagtctattttgtgtgaaatgctaaattgcaagacaaacacagacctacatcacacttattacactgactggaaggagatttgctacacagatttccagcacatctacgtcttttcttgtttggggtctctatcaggtagtgttctattccatcaaaacgaatgtcatcaagaactctcttacaacctgtttccccctgggaaggtctcccaggccctttaggagggatcccatatctcttcagatagctttcagcaatctgttctttgaaatctagctgaggtaaacatccacctgactttttatgaagaatccaagcattttgcactgatacatctaataaccaggtaaaaatacaccacTTCTTACCCCTAATAGATACTCTATAATTATTCACATTCTGGTCTTGATGGTCAGTTCCACCCATGTTGTTATTGTATTCTCGAATAACTAATGGGCAgtcaacttcaatattttttttctctttttgagagtatcttttcaccttactaaggggttcccttccatgagcagttgatgcaatggtgacaaccgaattatccatccatctgcataatgaaatgttatttgccttatctatgatgaagtctgatattccccttttttcttttttcatctcagaaactgctttcaaagggcattttttcagcctattgtctcttattgttcccgtagcagtatagttttgctcactcaggtgttggagaagaggaaaagaggtaaaaaggttatcaaagtaatagctgtatgggagttgtattttatcatctggcaatgactttatatttttcagaacagtggctccacatttgccaaatgctttctcctcatatgaattaccttcatatgttttaccttggtATAAGTCAAAGCTTACTAAATAGCCTGCATCAGTATTCAGGCACCAAAATTTATAACCAAAGCGTATTGGTTTGTTTCGAATACACTGCTTGCATCCATGGCGgccaaaatattcaaccattgcctcgtcatgagatagatgctgctctggttgaaaatgagacaaaaatcgagtggaaagtagccttatcaggggacggagtttagcatatttatctgaatcatcaatattagtattatctactaaatgtatgaactgcattattttatcaaatctgttccttctcattgcagaatacactgcctcatttctagtcactggagaattcttccagtaaagtctccgtgatggaactggaacaatgccagataaaagtaatatgccaaggaaaacctttagttctttttcatttgttgagaaggaaatttctcccttgtaacgagcataaagagctgactgttctattatcaatctgaaaacttcctcatcaaaaaacaattcgaataattcacatggtgataagttccggtattgactgtaattcgcctcaggaaaaattggttttggtgaagaaaatgttgcctttctagtccACTTTGGAGTTTTGAAGCAATAACTAGAGTCATCATAGTTCTCCAAGTCCTCTCCTAAATTTCCAAGCCGAACTCCATTTGGAAGAGCTGCTTCACCTGCAGCATCTAATTGTTTACCAGAGAGATTATCAATTACACCACCTTGATCTTCATCAGCAGAATCTTCGTCAGTCAGACCATCATCAGCAGGCTCAATAAAAAAATCTGCAGCAATATCTTCTTTCTCTAACTCTGCTAGTATTTCATTGACAGTcagagacctgaaaaaaaaaataaaaacgtgttatctctggattaaatttaacaaagtaacttattaatgagttaaaataactaaaagtgtagtaaagtaaagtaaaagaaagaaaatgaagccatagaatgttttatatcactagaaagatattactatcagtttacatacagtaaaatagaaaaaggcataaatgtccctgtatcatcctagcgtaacatatatgtcacagaaaatataaaatgcactgctgccaatattataaatcttagatattcattattagcacagacatttctctatagccatatttcaagtattttatccaaaaacaatacaatatatctaatgaaaatggcaaaataatactcactttttgcctgaactcattttcacaccggagcaaaaacagcacttctgcacagaacggtgtcactcccttgaatgaacttctattcctgtaaaaaCTTGTATGCAAGTAGATACATGTATTAGCTCTCACACACAGGACCTATTATGAAACAAGTTTCAACATATAAACGTGTGGTGTAAGTTAACTGAACATATGTTCTAcgtaacatatatgtcacgctaGTACAAAATGGgtagtcaaaggtcaaggccgagcaagaggtcgagaaataagctgccgcggcggagatctgccctc
The nucleotide sequence above comes from Palaemon carinicauda isolate YSFRI2023 chromosome 18, ASM3689809v2, whole genome shotgun sequence. Encoded proteins:
- the LOC137656968 gene encoding piggyBac transposable element-derived protein 3-like, with the protein product MSSGKKSLTVNEILAELEKEDIAADFFIEPADDGLTDEDSADEDQGGVIDNLSGKQLDAAGEAALPNGVRLGNLGEDLENYDDSSYCFKTPKWTRKATFSSPKPIFPEANYSQYRNLSPCELFELFFDEEVFRLIIEQSALYARYKGEISFSTNEKELKVFLGILLLSGIVPVPSRRLYWKNSPVTRNEAVYSAMRRNRFDKIMQFIHLVDNTNIDDSDKYAKLRPLIRLLSTRFLSHFQPEQHLSHDEAMVEYFGRHGCKQCIRNKPIRFGYKFWCLNTDAGYLVSFDLYQGKTYEGNSYEEKAFGKCGATVLKNIKSLPDDKIQLPYSYYFDNLFTSFPLLQHLSEQNYTATGTIRDNRLKKCPLKAVSEMKKEKRGISDFIIDKANNISLCRWMDNSVVTIASTAHGREPLSKVKRYSQKEKKNIEVDCPLVIREYNNNMGGTDHQDQNVNNYRVSIRGKKWCIFTWLLDVSVQNAWILHKKSGGCLPQLDFKEQIAESYLKRYGIPPKGPGRPSQGETGCKRVLDDIRFDGIEHYLIETPNKKRRRCAGNLCSKSPSSQCNKCDVGLCLSCNLAFHTK